One Rhinolophus ferrumequinum isolate MPI-CBG mRhiFer1 chromosome X, mRhiFer1_v1.p, whole genome shotgun sequence genomic window, CTCCGGGATACTTGTTTTAAACCTGAGACAGTGACAGTTTTGCACACACCAATTACCCGGAGACCTTTATTTATTGAAGAACCATTaactttattggaaaaaattgcaaaacttGAAGGAAACGATTAAACGTTTTGCAAGGGAAATTCTGCAATGTGCATTAGAAACATGGTGACCAGGGGAAGTCACCCAATGGCTATAGGGCAGGCGTCCAAGGTCAGTTCTTGTGGCTGTCACGCACAGCGAGCTTAGCACACAGGTCCTCTGCCAGGTCGGTTTCCAGGGCTCCCATCTTGCGCAGGTTGGTGATGTGGTCCTCTAGCTCTTGGATGAACTGCATTTGCTCTAACAGGTAGTGACTCTTGAGGAAGTCGCACAGGTGGGCGTCCTTCATCTCGGTGGCCAGGTGCTGCAGATCGAATAGGCTCTGGTTCACGCTCATCTTCAGGTGGAAGGCGCACTCCATGACGGTTAAGGCGTTCTCCCAGCAGCTGGGGTCAGGACTGTAGATATCCTGCAGGCTGAGGCGGCCCCCGCGCTGGTTCTGCAGCCACATCAGGCTCTGGGCATGCTGAAGCTCCAGGCTGGACTGCTGCAGGAAGAACTGGGCGAAGGGCTTCCAGGCCACGTCTTCGCAGTTGAAGTAAGAGGCCATGGTCTCGAACTTGTGAGAGGCATAGAGCTCCAGGGAGATCTGGTAGTTGATGGCGGCCTCGCATTCGGGGTGGTAGTTTTCGCTGACAAACGGGGGCGGCGCGGTCCTCATGGCTGGAGGTGCGGGCCGAGGCGAGGGCGAATGCGGCGGCTGGGCCTTGGAGTGTCGCAGGAGCAGGCGACCAGGGCAGCCAGAAGCTGAGTCAGGGGCGGTTTTCCCAGGTACCTCAGCAAACTCGCAGGATGGACCAGGAGGACGCCCTCAGTTGGGCTCTGAGGCAGGGCGGAAGCTTTAGGAGGGGTCCGGAAATGAGTTCCGTTGAaggctggggggcggggtggaggccTTTGTGGttcgggtgggggaggggccaggggagCGGGCTCTGTGTTCGAGGTTCCATCCCAGCCTTGTAGGGGCAGGGGACCCTGGGCTTAGTACTAGGCATCTAAAAGTTTTTAATGTAGCAATTTCTTATTTCCAAGGACTTCCTAATATTCTGGTTACTCCCTTGAATAGCACCCTGTtctcatgtaaaaaaataaaagagaattattcttaaaattgtgAGAATATTCCTTTGAAGATTTAAGtaaacttctcttcctcttcgtataatatatttatataaatatatataaatatatataaacatatatactcatacaaagatattttgatatatgtatatatgtatgtttgtatatatgtatgtgtgtgtgtatatatatatatatatatatacacacacacatatgtaaaatatttttctgctttcccgAAACAGCTGTTTGTTCATCATGATCATCTCTTACATATCCTCAAACATCTGGGAAACagttgatatgtggtatatacaccaaaaacagcaaaagaacaagacaaacaaatgagaaacaaaaactcatagacacagacaatagtttcgtggttaccagaggtaagggggttggggggtgggagatgagggtaagggggatcaaatatgtggtggtggaaggagaactgactccgggtggtgaacacacaatgggatttatagaggatgtaatacagaattgtacacccgaaatctatgtaactttactaacaattgtcaccccaaaaaactttgattgcaaaaaaaaggaaacatttctgcTTTCATAATTGGTAGTCATGCACACATTTGATTAGCCTAGGTAATCGGCATGGATCTGACCTACAGTTGTAATGTCCATTTCTCTACCAGGCTTCTCTGAATGGGAAGGGTGAGTGAGTCaattatgaatttgtttcttttggggATACATTGCAGGTAGGATAGGGAGCCCCCAAATGCCAAAAGGATGGCATTTGTCTAACATTGGAAGACTTCTGGGATCTGTCTTGTAGGTAGACGTGcccttctgttttatttcccttgtgcTATGCAAGTTGGCATTGTCTCTGATTTGCtctatgttggtttccttcttcctcaaaTAATTCAGTGCCTTGGAGTGCAGTTTGGGAGATTAAAGCGGATCCAATGCCAAATGGTTTTGTCCAATGTAAGTAAGGTTGGGGTAGGGTCAGAGCAGGACAGCAGCAAACAGATCAGTTGTTCAGATAGTAGCTCTTTAACGTCACAGTCCACCCAGGACCCTCTATAATCCTTTGATTTCACTCACTCTCTTCTTGAACTTTCCTTGTATGCCTTGCCTTGTGTTGCaggtattttaaattctctggTTTTATCGGTCTGGAAGTGTCCCCTGTTTCTATCGCCGGACTTCCTCATAATGGCTGGTTAGCTATCTCTATCTTTGCCAGTTAGTATGTTGAGATCATTGTTTCTGTGTCCAAACCACCACCATAGATCAGTTatatcatttttccctttttagaaatacaaatactcatttttaaatagttaagcATTCACATGACTCAAAAGCCACATACTTCTACCCTCTGTAGCCAACCAATGAACTATTATGGTTATaatcaggagaagaaaggaagaaaaagaagaaacaatcctCATGTTAAGAAAAAGTACAGAGTCATAAGAGAGGAATGTCTAGAAACATTGGTTTAGAAGCATATGATTTTCGAGGGCACATGGAACAATGACCAAGACTGACCTTATTTTTGGACCATGCAACAggtctaaaaaattttaaatggatttaaatcatttttcagtaagtttcaggtgtacaaaacaatgtactagttagacattgaCAGCCCTCCCAAAGCGATAACCCCCCCCaactactacccttctgacactgtatatagttgttacaattccattgacgaTATTCCCAAGGTGTACTCCGCATTCTGTGAAAATATCTAtgtcatctatgtatctatctgtatacacacacacacacacatacggtGCTAAAAAGTGTATGCActatttaaggaaggaaaaacctattaaaattgtagtattcaatatataccgataacaaagatgaagataactcaggtttgacttctgcaattacaagaggtgctcaaaatggttaccgtcagcatccagacacttctaattatggcaaactacttcttgagcaacactgaccaaagtgtgcagttgtatacattttttggcacacccagtgtgtgtgtgtgtgtgtgtgtgtgtgtgtgtgtgtaattatagttgacattcagtattcttGAACTTCAGATTGCAGGTTTATATCACAGTGGTGAGACACctacacagtctgtgaagtggtctccctaataagtccagtgaccatctggcaccctacataatctttaaaccgttatttattttattctccaaaatgCATTNNNNNNNNNNNNNNNNNNNNNNNNNNNNNNNNNNNNNNNNNNNNNNNNNNNNNNNNNNNNNNNNNNNNNNNNNNNNNNNNNNNNNNNNNNNNNNNNNNNNNNNNNNNNNNNNNNNNNNNNNNNNNNNNNNNNNNNNNNNNNNNNNNNNNNNNNNNNNNNNNNNNNNNNNNNNNNNNNNNNNNNNNNNNNNNNNNNNNNNNNNNNNNNNNNNNNNNNNNNNNNNNNNNNNNNNNNNNNNNNNNNNNNNNNNNNNNNNNNNNNNNNNNNNNNNNNNNNNNNNNNNNNNNNNNNNNNNNNNNNNNNNNNNNNNNNNNNNNNNNNNNNNNNNNNNNNNNNNNNNNNNNNNNNNNNNNNNNNNNNNNNNNNNNNNNNNNNNNNNNNNNNNNNNNNNNNNNNNNNNNNNNNNNNNNNNNNNNNNNNNNNNNNNNNNNNNNNNNNNNNNNNNNNNNNNNNNNNNNNNNNNNNNNNNNNNNNNNNNNNNNNNNNNNNNNNNNNNNNNNNNNNNNNNNNNNNNNNNNNNNNNNNNNNNNNNNNNNNNNNNNNNNNNNNNNNNNNNNNNNNNNNNNNNNNNNNNNNNNNNNNNNNNNNNNNNNNNNNNNNNNNNNNNNNNNNNNNNNNNNNNNNNNNNNNNNNNNNNNNNNNNNNNNNNNNNNNNNNNNNNNNNNNNNNNNNNNNNNNNNNNNNNNNNNNNNNNNNNNNNNNNNNNNNNNNNNNNNNNNNNNNNNNNNNNNNNNNNNNNNNNNNNNNNNNNNNNNNNNNNNNNNNNNNNNNNNNNNNNNNNNNNNNNNNNNNNNNNNNNNNNNNNNNNNNNNNNNNNNNNNNNNNNNNNNNNNNNNNNNNNNNNNNNNNNNNNNNNNNNNNNNNNNNNNNNNNNNNNNNNNNNNNNNNNNNNNNNNNNNNNNNNNNNNNNNNNNNNNNNNNNNNNNNNNNNNNNNNNNNNNNNNNNNNNNNNNNNNNNNNNNNNNNNNNNNNNNNNNNNNNNNNNNNNNNNNNNNNNNNNNNNNNNNNNNNNNNNNNNNNNNNNNNNNNNNNNNNNNNNNNNNNNNNNNNNNNNNNNNNNNNNNNNNNNNNNNNNNNNNNNNNNNNNNNNNNNNNNNNNNNNNNNNNNNNNNNNNNNNNNNNNNNNNNNNNNNNNNNNNNNNNNNNNNNNNNNNNNNNNNNNNNNNNNNNNNNNNNNNNNNNNNNNNNNNNNNNNNNNNNNNNNNNNNNNNNNNNNNNNNNNNNNNNNNNNNNNNNNNNNNNNNNNNNNNNNNNNNNNNNNNNNNNNNNNNNNNNNNNNNNNNNNNNNNNNNNNNNNNNNNNNNNNNNNNNNNNNNNNNNNNNNNNNNNNNNNNNNNNNNNNNNNNNNNNNNNNNNNNNNNNNNNNNNNNNNNNNNNNNNNNNNNNNNNNNNNNNNNNNNNNNNNNNNNNNNNNNNNNNNNNNNNNNNNNNNNNNNNNNNNNNNNNNNNNNNNNNNNNNNNNNNNNNNNNNNNNNNNNNNNNNNNNNNNNNNNNNNNNNNNNNNNNNNNNNNNNNNNNNNNNNNNNNNNNNNNNNNNNNNNNNNNNNNNNNNNNNNNNNNNNNNNNNNNNNNNNNNNNNNNNNNNNNNNNNNNNNNNNNNNNNNNNNNNNNNNNNNNNNNNNNNNNNNNNNNNNNNNNNNNNNNNNNNNNNNNNNNNNNNNNNNNNNNNNNNNNNNNNNNNNNNNNNNNNNNNNNNNNNNNNNNNNNNNNNNNNNNNNNNNNNNNNNNNNNNNNNNNNNNNNNNNNNNNNNNNNNNNNNNNNNNNNNNNNNNNNNNNNNNNNNNNNNNNNNNNNNNNNNNNNNNNNNNNNNNNNNNNNNNNNNNNNNNNNNNNNNNNNNNNNNNNNNNNNNNNNNNNNNNNNNNNNNNNNNNNNNNNNNNNNNNNNNNNNNNNNNNNNNNNNNNNNNNNNNNNNNNNNNNNNNNNNNNNNNNNNNNNNNNNNNNNNNNNNNNNNNNNNNNNNNNNNNNNNNNNNNNNNNNNNNNNNNNNNNNNNNNNNNNNNNNNNNNNNNNNNNNNNNNNNNNNNNNNNNNNNNNNNNNNNNNNNNNNNNNNNNNNNNNNNNNNNNNNNNNNNNNNNNNNNNNNNNNNNNNNNNNNNNNNNNNNNNNNNNNNNNNNNNNNNNNNNNNNNNNNNNNNNNNNNNNNNNNNNNNNNNNNNNNNNNNNNNNNNNNNNNNNNNNNNNNNNNNNNNNNNNNNNNNNNNNNNNNNNNNNNNNNNNNNNNNNNNNNNNNNNNNNNNNNNNNNNNNNNNNNNNNNNNNNNNNNNNNNNNNNNNNNNNNNNNNNNNNNNNNNNNNNNNNNNNNNNNNNNNNNNNNNNNNNNNNNNNNNNNNNNNNNNNNNNNNNNNNNNNNNNNNNNNNNNNNNNNNNNNNNNNNNNNNNNNNNNNNNNNNNNNNNNNNNNNNNNNNNNNNNNNNNNNNNNNNNNNNNNNNNNNNNNNNNNNNNNNNNNNNNNNNNNNNNNNNNNNNNNNNNNNNNNNNNNNNNNNNNNNNNNNNNNNNNNNNNNNNNNNNNNNNNNNNNNNNNNNNNNNNNNNNNNNNNNNNNNNNNNNNNNNNNNNNNNNNNNNNNNNNNNNNNNNNNNNNNNNNNNNNNNNNNNNNNNNNNNNNNNNNNNNNNNNNNNNNNNNNNNNNNNNNNNNNNNNNNNNNNNNNNNNNNNNNNNNNNNNNNNNNNNNNNNNNNNNNNNNNNNNNNNNNNNNNNNNNNNNNNNNNNNNNNNNNNNNNNNNNNNNNNNNNNNNNNNNNNNNNNNNNNNNNNNNNNNNNNNNNNNNNNNNNNNNNNNNNNNNNNNNNNNNNNNNNNNNNNNNNNNNNNNNNNNNNNNNNNNNNNNNNNNNNNNNNNNNNNNNNNNNNNNNNNNNNNNNNNNNNNNNNNNNNNNNNNNNNNNNNNNNNNNNNNNNNNNNNNNNNNNNNNNNNNNNNNNNNNNNNNNNNNNNNNNNNNNNNNNNNNNNNNNNNNNNNNNNNNNNNNNNNNNNNNNNNNNNNNNNNNNNNNNNNNNNNNNNNNNNNNNNNNNNNNNNNNNNNNNNNNNNNNNNNNNNNNNNNNNNNNNNNNNNNNNNNNNNNNNNNNNNNNNNNNNNNNNNNNNNNNNNNNNNNNNNNNNNNNNNNNNNNNNNNNNNNNNNNNNNNNNNNNNNNNNNNNNNNNNNNNNNNNNNNNNNNNNNNNNNNNNNNNNNNNNNNNNNNNNNNNNNNNNNNNNNNNNNNNNNNNNNNNNNNNNNNNNNNNNNNNNNNNNNNNNNNNNNNNNNNNNNNNNNNNNNNNNNNNNNNNNNNNNNNNNNNNNNNNNNNNNNNNNNNNNNNNNNNNNNNNNNNNNNNNNNNNNNNNNNNNNNNNNNNNNNNNNNNNNNNNNNNNNNNNNNNNNNNNNNNNNNNNNNNNNNNNNNNNNNNNNNNNNNNNNNNNNNNNNNNNNNNNNNNNNNNNNNNNNNNNNNNNNNNNNNNNNNNNNNNNNNNNNNNNNNNNNNNNNNNNNNNNNNNNNNNNNNNNNNNN contains:
- the LOC117018001 gene encoding ferritin heavy chain-like; its protein translation is MRTAPPPFVSENYHPECEAAINYQISLELYASHKFETMASYFNCEDVAWKPFAQFFLQQSSLELQHAQSLMWLQNQRGGRLSLQDIYSPDPSCWENALTVMECAFHLKMSVNQSLFDLQHLATEMKDAHLCDFLKSHYLLEQMQFIQELEDHITNLRKMGALETDLAEDLCAKLAVRDSHKN